The following proteins come from a genomic window of Nicotiana tomentosiformis chromosome 12, ASM39032v3, whole genome shotgun sequence:
- the LOC104098993 gene encoding putative F-box/LRR-repeat protein 23, whose translation MWSVVDLKNDGDNFKMPWVLDKICRIAVDRSQGQLLKISIDNFGSIDMINYIAERSSQLRHLRLVKCYSNLAGGLAAAANNFPLLEELHISFTLITKDDIESVGRYCPLLKSFTLKATEYENVIFPPSQCNDQALAIAKSMPKLRHLALLQNSLTNKGLQAILDGCPLLESLDLRCCCCVDLEGDLERRCMQQIVDLKRPGDSTHDYEFHSENQRRPSSDEDDDISYDYDYVLGLGDYREYDYDYDFSQR comes from the exons ATGTGGTCTGTTGTTGACTTGAAAAATGACGGTGATAATTTCAAAATGCCTTGGGTGTTGGACAAGATATGTCGGATTGCAGTGGATCGTAGCCAGGGTCAGTTACTCAAAATTAGCATCGATAATTTTGGTAGCATAGACATGATCAACTACATTGCTGAGAG ATCAAGTCAGCTCAGGCATCTTCGACTTGTCAAGTGTTATAGTAACTTAGCTGGAGGTTTGGCTGCAGCTGCCAACAACTTCCCATTGCTGGAGGAGTTGCACATTTCCTTCACCTTGATTACTAAAGATGATATAGAAAGTGTTGGTCGTTATTGCCCCCTGCTCAAGTCATTTACATTGAAAGCCACTGAATATGAAAATGTGATATTTCCACCATCTCAATGCAATGATCAAGCTCTAGCTATTGCCAAAAGTATGCCTAAATTGAGGCACCTTGCACTTCTTCAAAATAGCTTGACAAATAAAGGGTTGCAAGCCATTCTTGATGGCTGTCCGCTCCTTGAATCACTTGACTTGCGCTGCTGTTGTTGTGTTGATCTTGAAGGGGATTTAGAAAGAAGATGTATGCAACAGATTGTAGATCTAAAGCGCCCCGGTGATTCCACACATGACTATGAATTTCATTCTGAAAATCAGCGTCGCCCGTCTTCTGATGAAGATGACGATATTAGTTATGACTACGATTACGTCCTCGGCCTTGGGGACTATCGTGAGTATGATTATGATTACGATTTTTCACAACGATGA